The following proteins are co-located in the Polymorphospora rubra genome:
- a CDS encoding rod shape-determining protein MreC, giving the protein MHNTTELRAGLADLAESVVPTEGYEGKTMRRAARRRGRRRIAAGAAAVVCLAMLVTMFRVVGFGVTPQLAASPPDGPFLGWPPVGDVDAGLVQEATSVWDRTNSAGPHTDVRVLVATRHPRLRSAVVVLQGYDKQGNARLAFFTGDSGAADALRMRVDRPVPDPVETQVISLVSPRLSGAAGVVSNDSGATYAIAIAMPGVTAVRVSSTAVDDEMIQEPDGPTSRLIVQRFPLAATAQTTTIAGFIKPNRLFASVTKVFEVPGEGGVDGDARAVPAEVVGRTGQQIVVAFPKDQGVRQGQLAVVAEGLVGRVTAVDAVRSEATVDLITSAGFVGQVYTNISNVPGSVRGTGGKLVMEGVPADGEVYRANRVLMPDPSQQSNQVGAVTIGRASVDKAAGATTVELTPTADLANLTSLWIMTPSAD; this is encoded by the coding sequence ATGCATAACACGACCGAGTTGCGTGCCGGCCTGGCGGATCTGGCCGAGTCGGTGGTACCAACCGAGGGCTATGAAGGCAAGACCATGCGGCGGGCGGCCCGGCGTCGCGGGCGGCGGCGTATCGCCGCCGGAGCCGCAGCCGTAGTGTGCTTGGCGATGCTGGTGACGATGTTTCGGGTTGTCGGATTCGGGGTCACACCGCAACTCGCTGCATCACCGCCGGATGGCCCGTTTCTGGGCTGGCCCCCGGTGGGAGACGTGGACGCTGGCCTGGTACAGGAGGCCACCAGCGTCTGGGACCGTACCAATTCGGCAGGTCCGCACACTGATGTCCGGGTCCTTGTTGCGACGCGTCATCCACGCCTGCGCTCGGCGGTGGTCGTCTTGCAGGGATATGACAAGCAGGGCAACGCGCGGTTGGCGTTCTTCACCGGTGATTCCGGTGCGGCGGACGCCTTACGGATGCGGGTTGATCGGCCGGTGCCCGACCCGGTGGAGACTCAGGTGATAAGTCTGGTCAGTCCTCGGTTGTCCGGAGCCGCCGGCGTGGTTAGTAATGATTCCGGGGCCACTTATGCCATTGCCATCGCCATGCCGGGCGTGACAGCTGTGCGGGTGTCGAGTACCGCTGTCGATGATGAAATGATACAAGAACCGGACGGACCTACCAGTCGCCTTATTGTGCAACGATTCCCGCTCGCTGCGACCGCGCAGACGACGACGATCGCGGGGTTCATCAAGCCGAATCGACTGTTCGCCAGCGTCACGAAGGTGTTTGAGGTGCCTGGTGAGGGCGGTGTGGACGGCGATGCGCGGGCCGTGCCCGCTGAGGTGGTCGGCAGGACCGGCCAACAGATAGTCGTGGCGTTTCCGAAGGATCAGGGAGTCCGGCAGGGGCAACTAGCCGTTGTCGCCGAAGGTTTGGTCGGACGCGTAACGGCAGTCGATGCCGTCCGCAGCGAAGCCACTGTCGACCTCATTACCAGCGCCGGATTCGTCGGCCAGGTGTACACGAATATCAGTAATGTTCCGGGTTCCGTACGTGGAACCGGCGGAAAGCTAGTCATGGAAGGCGTTCCCGCAGATGGTGAGGTTTACCGGGCCAACCGTGTCTTGATGCCGGATCCGTCCCAACAGAGCAATCAGGTTGGGGCTGTCACGATCGGGCGAGCGTCCGTGGACAAGGCGGCGGGCGCGACCACGGTGGAGCTTACGCCAACAGCCGACCTTGCCAACCTGACTAGTTTGTGGATCATGACGCCATCCGCCGACTGA
- a CDS encoding IS5 family transposase, producing MSFYLVAGTGAPTTPADARDHLPTTRPRRYPSDTTDTEWAVIAPLIPTGTPGPRGGRRPTRSRRDIVDAIRYLVHNGGVWRALPVDFPPWKTVYHYHARWAADGTLTRLHHTLRERVRATEGRHREPTAAIIDSQSVRAAETVPRTSRGYDAGKKINGRKRHIAVDTIGLLLVVAVTTASVQDRVAGRALLIALRGCHQHLRLVWADSAYLGTFVDLAARLRITARIVAKLAGQIGFHVLPRRWVVERTLAWISRHRRTVRDYERLPAHHAAIVYWSMTIIMSRRLAHTQPQPQTT from the coding sequence ATGAGTTTCTACCTTGTCGCCGGCACCGGCGCACCCACCACCCCCGCCGACGCCCGCGACCATCTGCCCACCACCCGTCCACGTCGCTACCCCTCGGACACCACCGACACCGAGTGGGCGGTGATCGCACCCCTGATCCCCACCGGTACCCCAGGCCCACGAGGCGGCCGCCGCCCCACACGCTCGCGCCGGGACATCGTCGACGCGATCCGCTACCTCGTCCACAACGGCGGGGTATGGCGGGCACTACCGGTCGACTTCCCGCCCTGGAAGACCGTCTACCACTACCACGCCCGCTGGGCAGCCGACGGCACCCTGACCCGCCTGCACCACACCCTGCGCGAACGGGTACGCGCCACCGAAGGCCGCCACCGCGAACCGACCGCGGCGATCATCGACTCACAATCCGTCCGCGCCGCCGAAACCGTGCCGCGCACCAGCCGCGGCTACGACGCCGGCAAGAAGATCAACGGCCGCAAACGCCACATCGCGGTCGACACCATCGGACTGCTACTGGTCGTGGCCGTCACCACGGCCAGCGTCCAGGACCGCGTCGCCGGCCGCGCCCTACTGATCGCGCTACGCGGCTGCCACCAGCACCTACGCCTCGTCTGGGCCGACAGCGCCTACCTCGGCACATTCGTCGACCTCGCCGCCAGACTACGGATCACCGCCCGGATCGTGGCCAAGCTCGCCGGACAGATCGGCTTCCACGTCCTACCCCGCCGATGGGTCGTGGAGAGGACCCTCGCCTGGATCAGCCGCCACCGCCGGACCGTCCGCGACTACGAACGACTCCCCGCCCACCACGCCGCCATCGTCTACTGGTCCATGACCATCATCATGAGCCGACGACTCGCACACACCCAACCCCAACCTCAAACCACCTGA
- a CDS encoding SigE family RNA polymerase sigma factor, with the protein MRDREDKEVTAFVRARYGSLLRTAFLLCGDRGKAEDLVQTTLAKTVVAWSRLQRSEGVDHYVQRILVNTFVSWRRRRSWWEQPLGRLVESQARDEYVGVEQRDLLRRALDGLPARQRAAVVLRFYEDLSEQDTARVLGCSVGTVKSLSSRGLQTLRKQWVEADTVADQEVRYA; encoded by the coding sequence ATGCGCGATCGCGAGGATAAGGAGGTGACAGCCTTTGTGCGGGCGCGTTACGGATCGCTGCTCCGGACCGCCTTCCTGCTGTGCGGAGATCGAGGGAAAGCCGAGGATCTGGTCCAGACGACGTTGGCCAAGACGGTTGTGGCGTGGTCTCGGCTGCAACGCTCAGAGGGCGTCGATCACTACGTGCAGCGCATTCTAGTCAACACCTTCGTGAGCTGGAGGCGGCGCCGATCCTGGTGGGAACAGCCCTTGGGTCGGCTGGTGGAGAGCCAGGCACGCGACGAGTACGTAGGGGTGGAACAGCGGGACTTGCTCCGCCGGGCGTTGGACGGGCTGCCAGCACGACAGCGTGCCGCGGTCGTACTGCGCTTCTACGAGGACCTGTCCGAGCAGGACACGGCGCGCGTACTGGGTTGTTCGGTTGGCACGGTCAAGAGTCTTTCATCAAGGGGTCTGCAGACTCTGCGTAAGCAGTGGGTCGAGGCCGACACTGTTGCTGATCAAGAGGTGCGCTATGCATAA